The genomic interval GCAGGGCGGTTACGGCGACCAGCAGCAGACGTACGGCGACGGCTACTACGCGCCGAACGGCGACCTGCCGCAGGGCGACGGCTTCCCGCAGACCGGCGGTTTCCCGCAGAACGGCGGCTACCAGAACGGCTCCTACGCCGAGCCGGGCCGCGGCGGCCAGGCGCCCGCGGGCGCCACGGGCTCCTTCCCGGCCTTCGGCGAGCGGCGTCAGGACGACGACTGGCCGCAGCAGGACGGCTACCACAACGGCTACCAGGACCAGTACCCTGCACAGACGCCGGAGGGGGAATCCTCGCAGGCCGCTGACGCGCGTGAGCCGGACAGCGTAGGCTTCGACCGTCCGGGACCGGCTTCCTCCGAGGCCCACGAGCTCACCGACGCCGGGCTTCCGCGCCGCGGGGCCACCGCGAACGGCGCGGACCGCGGGAACCAGGAGCCGCCGGCCACCGCTCCGGAGAGCAACGGCGACAGCGACTGGCGCTCGGCCAACGACGAGCGCTGGCAGCAGGCCTCGCAGCTCCGGAAGCCCAAGGCGGGCGGAGTGACCTCCTCCGGCCTGCCACGGAGGGTCCCGAAGGCCAACCTGGTCCAGGGAGCCGCCGAAACGACCCCCCAGGGAGGCCCACAGGTCTCCCGTGCCCCGGAGGACGTCCGGGGCAGGCTGAGCAACCTGCGGCGCGGTGTCCAAAGAGGCCGCACCGCAGGCAGTGAAACGAACGGCCAGGGCTTCGGTCCTGACAGCACCTACGACCAGGAGCGTTAGTGTGAGCCCGATGAGCCAGGCGGCACAGAACCTGAACTGGTTGATCACCAACTTCGTGGACAACACCCCGGGGGTGTCCCACACGGTGGTGGTCTCCGCCGACGGACTCCTTCTGGCGATGTCCGAAGGCTTCCCCCGCGACCGCGCCGACCAGCTCGCGGCCGTCGCCTCCGGCCTGACCTCTCTCACGGCCGGCGCCTCTCGGATCTTCGAGGGCGGCAGCGTGAATCAGACGGTTGTGGAGATGGAGCGGGGATTCCTCTTCATCATGTCCATTTCCGACGGTTCGTCGCTCGCGGTTCTCGCACACCCCGAGGCGGACATCGGTCTCGTCGGTTACGAGATGGCCCTTCTGGTCGACCGAGCGGGTACGGTCCTCACGCCGGACCTTCGGGCGGAGCTCCAGGGGAGCCTTCTCAACTGACAGACGGACGGTGCGCTATGGCGTCCCGGAGCCTTAAGGTTTCGGGACGCGGCTCCACATGATGGGTGCCAGGCACAGTCGGAGGAGGAGAAAGTGGCAACACCCCCAGACGGTTCATCGGCGGGCAACTGGTCGTACGGCCCTGCCCAGGGTCAGAACGACGGTTCCCAGAACCTCTACGGTTACCCCTCCACGCCTCAGCAGCCGTACGCGCCCCAGGGCCCCGGCCCCTCGCCGTACGACCAGCCGCAGAGCCCGCGCATCCAGCCCGTGCAGCCGCAGCGCCGGGCACCCGAGCCGACGCCCTCCGGGGCAGCGAACAATCCCCTGGTGCGCCCGTACGCGATGACGGGCGGACGTACCAGGCCGCGGTACCAGCTCGCCATCGAGGCGCTGGTGCACACCACCGCGCAGCCGCACCAGATGCAGGGCCAGTTGCCCGAGCATCAGCGGATCTGCAACCTCTGCCGGGAAATCAAGTCGGTGGCCGAGATCTCGGCCCTGCTGACCATCCCTCTCGGCGTGGCCAGGATCCTCGTCGCCGACTTGGCGGAGGCGGGACTGGTCGCCATCCATCAGCCCGGCGGCGACGAGAACGCCGGCGGCCAGCCAGACGTGACACTGCTCGAAAGGGTGCTCAGTGGACTTCGCAAGCTCTAGCGGCGGTCCTTCCCGCTCCACCACCTCGGCGAAGATCGTGGTGGCGGGTGGCTTCGGCGTGGGCAAGACCACGTTCGTCGGGGCCGTTTCGGAGATCAACCCGCTGCGCACGGAGGCCGTCATGACGTCTGCTTCGGCAGGCATCGACGACCTCACCCACACCGGGGACAAGACCACCACCACGGTGGCCATGGACTTCGGCCGTATCACCCTGGACCAGGACCTGATCCTGTACCTCTTCGGTACGCCCGGCCAGGACCGCTTCTGGTTCATGTGGGACGACCTGGTGCGCGGCGCCATCGGCGCGGTCGTCCTCGTCGACACGCGGCGCCTCGCCGACTGCTTCCCCGCGGTCGACTACTTCGAGAACAGCGGACTGCCCTTCGTCATCGCCCTCAACGGCTTCGACGGGCAGCAGCCGTACTCGCCGGACGAGGTCCGGGAGGCTCTCCAGATCGGGCCCGACACGCCGATCATCACGACGGACGCGCGGCATCGGGCGGACGCCAAGTCGACGCTCATCACGCTCGTGGAGCACGCGTTGATGGCACGCCTGCGCTGAGGACGCCCCTCACGCGAGAACAGCCCCCGCAGCTTTTCGGTGCGGGGGCTGTTTCCGTGGGTACGGCCACCGGGGTGCGCGGTTCTGTGCGACGCCGGACGCGGATCGTGGATGGTCGCTCGCGCGGTTCCCCACCCCCTGAGGGAGATCGCAGAAGGGCCCCTCCTCGGAAAGGAGGGGCCCCTCGGGGTCAGCGCCAGCTGTGGGGCGCCCGGAAGCCGTTCTCGCGTTCCAGGCGGCGCCAGCCGGCCCGGGCGCGGCCCCGGTGGGCCGGAGCGGTCTGCGGCGTCGCCGCGCGGGCCATGAGGATCGCCGTGATCGCGGCGACCTCCTCGGGCTCGGCGTGACCCTTCTCGACGCGGATGTCAGGTGTCGTCATCGTCTGTTCTCCCAGTTACTGGGGCGGGTTGCCGTGCTTGCGGGACGGCAGGTCGGCGTGCTTGGTCTGCAGCATCGCCAGCGAACGGATCAGCACCTCGCGGGTCTCGGCCGGGTCGATCACGTCGTCGACCAGCCCGCGCTCGGCGGCGTAATAGGGGTGCATCAGCTCGGACCTGTACTCCTTGACCATGCGGGCCCGCATGGCCTCGGGGTCCTCGGCCTCGGCGATCTGACGGCGGAAGATGACGTTCGCCGCGCCCTCCGCGCCCATCACCGCGATCTCGTTCGTCGGCCAGGCGTAGGTGAGGTCGGCGCCGATGGACTGGCTGTCCATGACGATGTACGCGCCGCCGTACGCCTTGCGCAGGATCAGCGAGATCCGCGGCACGGTGGCGTTGCAGTACGCGTACAGCAGCTTCGCGCCGTGGCGGATGATGCCGCCGTGCTCCTGGTCCACGCCCGGCAGGAAGCCGGGCACGTCCAGGAAGGTCAGGATCGGGATGTTGAACGCGTCG from Streptomyces sp. DH-12 carries:
- a CDS encoding acyl-CoA carboxylase subunit epsilon, which encodes MTTPDIRVEKGHAEPEEVAAITAILMARAATPQTAPAHRGRARAGWRRLERENGFRAPHSWR
- a CDS encoding roadblock/LC7 domain-containing protein; the protein is MSQAAQNLNWLITNFVDNTPGVSHTVVVSADGLLLAMSEGFPRDRADQLAAVASGLTSLTAGASRIFEGGSVNQTVVEMERGFLFIMSISDGSSLAVLAHPEADIGLVGYEMALLVDRAGTVLTPDLRAELQGSLLN
- a CDS encoding ATP/GTP-binding protein; the encoded protein is MDFASSSGGPSRSTTSAKIVVAGGFGVGKTTFVGAVSEINPLRTEAVMTSASAGIDDLTHTGDKTTTTVAMDFGRITLDQDLILYLFGTPGQDRFWFMWDDLVRGAIGAVVLVDTRRLADCFPAVDYFENSGLPFVIALNGFDGQQPYSPDEVREALQIGPDTPIITTDARHRADAKSTLITLVEHALMARLR
- a CDS encoding DUF742 domain-containing protein, with the translated sequence MATPPDGSSAGNWSYGPAQGQNDGSQNLYGYPSTPQQPYAPQGPGPSPYDQPQSPRIQPVQPQRRAPEPTPSGAANNPLVRPYAMTGGRTRPRYQLAIEALVHTTAQPHQMQGQLPEHQRICNLCREIKSVAEISALLTIPLGVARILVADLAEAGLVAIHQPGGDENAGGQPDVTLLERVLSGLRKL